One segment of Pyricularia oryzae 70-15 chromosome 3, whole genome shotgun sequence DNA contains the following:
- a CDS encoding 60S ribosomal protein L39, producing MPSHKSFRTKQKLAKAQKQNRPIPQWIRLRTGNTIRYNAKRRHWRKTRLGI from the exons ATGCCG AGCCACAAGTCGTTCCGCACCAAGCagaagctggccaaggcccagaAGCAGAACCGCCCGATTCCGCAATGGATTCGTCTCCGCACAGGCAACACCATCAG GTACAACGCTAAGCGGAGGCACTGGCGCAAGACCCGTCTCGGTATCTAA